A section of the Candidatus Baltobacteraceae bacterium genome encodes:
- a CDS encoding alkaline phosphatase family protein, which translates to MRTSPVSIILSAVAALALSACAGSGGSGRAGAALPNGSQPELASSDFGAAYLQPHVGVKHLSHIIYIMMENQGFDDVIGHENPSTYGADTPHITALALKYGLQTFSFGTTHPSLPNYLSLFAGSYFGIQDDNASCYAQPAQSPCDKQAANAKNLADLLEGKHMTWKVFEQSMPSAGYLGPQYPPATTSGNGPTHYAQKHNPLLYFKDVATNSTRLKNIVPLKSMSDIASALSNPSTAPNFTFIVPDQCHDMHGTTDCPSGDALLIEGDKYVHQLVETISRSKTFVAGTAIVVAWDEDDYSSQTGCCKSIYPHGGGHIPVIVITPNYGKPIQSALPSNHYSELRFIEDAFGLSHLGESSSTVPTLMELLP; encoded by the coding sequence ATGCGTACGTCCCCCGTTTCAATCATTCTTTCGGCCGTCGCGGCGCTCGCGCTCAGCGCGTGCGCCGGATCCGGCGGAAGCGGCCGAGCCGGCGCTGCTCTCCCGAACGGATCGCAACCCGAGTTAGCCTCTTCCGACTTCGGCGCCGCCTATCTGCAACCGCACGTTGGAGTGAAGCACCTCTCGCACATCATTTACATCATGATGGAGAATCAGGGCTTCGACGACGTCATCGGCCACGAAAATCCCAGCACGTACGGTGCGGATACTCCGCATATTACGGCATTGGCCCTGAAGTACGGCCTCCAAACGTTCAGCTTCGGTACCACGCACCCAAGCCTGCCGAACTACTTGTCGCTGTTCGCCGGAAGCTACTTCGGCATTCAGGACGACAACGCGAGCTGCTACGCTCAACCCGCGCAGAGCCCGTGCGATAAGCAGGCGGCGAACGCAAAAAACTTGGCCGATCTGCTCGAAGGAAAGCACATGACCTGGAAAGTTTTCGAGCAATCGATGCCCAGCGCGGGATACCTCGGCCCGCAGTATCCGCCGGCCACCACGAGCGGAAACGGCCCGACGCACTACGCGCAAAAGCATAACCCGCTGCTGTACTTCAAGGACGTCGCCACGAACTCGACGCGCCTGAAGAACATCGTGCCGCTCAAGAGCATGTCGGATATCGCGAGCGCGCTCTCGAATCCGTCCACGGCGCCCAACTTCACCTTCATCGTTCCGGATCAATGCCACGACATGCACGGAACGACGGACTGTCCGTCGGGCGACGCACTACTGATCGAGGGCGACAAGTACGTTCATCAGCTCGTCGAAACGATCTCGCGTTCGAAGACGTTCGTCGCCGGCACGGCGATCGTCGTGGCGTGGGATGAAGACGACTACAGCTCCCAAACGGGGTGCTGCAAATCGATCTATCCGCACGGCGGCGGACACATTCCCGTGATCGTCATCACGCCGAACTACGGCAAGCCGATTCAGAGCGCGCTGCCCTCGAACCATTACTCGGAGCTGCGCTTCATCGAGGACGCGTTCGGCCTATCTCACCTGGGCGAGAGCTCGTCGACCGTGCCGACGCTCATGGAACTCTTGCCGTAA
- a CDS encoding DUF948 domain-containing protein, whose translation MTADTSSVIRDILVGVGVFLFGLGIFIAMLALSKTLKRLGTTLDGVDRQLENLGEPVAKTLSHVDGIAGTADETLARLGGVVGSLESVAGSLSDTADLAKRAFTPALVNVGAAASGISAGLRRLVTGKKSTDQP comes from the coding sequence GTGACCGCAGACACCAGCAGCGTAATACGCGACATCCTCGTCGGTGTAGGCGTCTTCTTATTCGGTCTGGGCATCTTCATCGCGATGCTCGCCCTGTCCAAGACCCTCAAACGGCTCGGCACGACCCTCGACGGCGTCGACCGGCAGCTGGAAAACCTCGGCGAGCCCGTCGCGAAGACGTTGAGCCACGTCGACGGCATAGCCGGCACGGCCGACGAGACCCTGGCCCGGTTGGGCGGGGTGGTCGGATCGCTCGAGAGCGTCGCCGGCAGCCTCTCCGATACGGCCGACCTCGCCAAACGCGCCTTCACGCCGGCGCTCGTCAACGTGGGCGCCGCCGCGAGCGGAATCAGCGCTGGTTTACGGCGCTTGGTTACGGGAAAGAAGTCCACAGACCAACCCTAA
- a CDS encoding STAS domain-containing protein: protein MDIKVNVREAPGDCYVVDLSGEIDVYTSPKVKDAIGELIDRGVYHLVINLEKVRYIDSTGLGVLIGGLKRVREHGGSVNLVCTNPQIKKIFDITGLVKIFGIFDNEDSAMKALV, encoded by the coding sequence TTGGACATCAAGGTCAACGTACGTGAGGCACCGGGTGACTGTTACGTCGTCGATTTGAGCGGCGAGATAGACGTCTATACGTCGCCGAAGGTCAAGGATGCAATCGGCGAGCTGATCGATCGGGGCGTCTACCATCTCGTGATCAATCTCGAGAAGGTTCGCTACATCGATTCGACCGGACTTGGCGTTCTCATCGGCGGTCTCAAGCGCGTGCGCGAGCACGGCGGTTCGGTCAACCTCGTTTGCACGAACCCGCAGATCAAGAAAATATTCGACATCACCGGACTCGTGAAGATCTTCGGCATCTTCGATAACGAGGACTCGGCGATGAAGGCGCTTGTGTGA
- a CDS encoding ATP-binding protein encodes MKQAVEQLSTDLVELRIPSRAEWVALARLAVAAVANRLRFSIEDIEDIKLAVAEACTAVIQHERHGEFIDLTCETSSNGLRVRVRDAGRQALSRENGKTMDLDEARIAGLGVFLIRTLMDEVAYDVDPEAGTDLVMVKRLQGATA; translated from the coding sequence GTGAAACAAGCGGTCGAGCAGTTGAGTACCGATCTCGTCGAGCTGCGCATTCCAAGCCGAGCCGAATGGGTTGCGCTAGCTCGACTGGCGGTCGCCGCGGTTGCCAATCGACTGCGCTTCTCGATCGAAGACATCGAGGATATTAAGCTTGCGGTGGCGGAGGCGTGTACCGCCGTCATCCAACACGAACGCCACGGCGAGTTCATCGATCTCACGTGTGAGACGTCGTCGAACGGACTTCGCGTTCGCGTGCGCGACGCGGGCCGGCAGGCGCTCTCTCGTGAGAACGGCAAAACCATGGATCTCGACGAAGCGCGTATCGCCGGATTGGGCGTTTTTCTCATTCGTACGCTAATGGACGAGGTGGCGTACGACGTCGATCCCGAGGCGGGGACGGACCTCGTAATGGTTAAGAGGCTGCAGGGCGCAACGGCATAA
- a CDS encoding SigB/SigF/SigG family RNA polymerase sigma factor, with amino-acid sequence MTERDDSRPDRERTRALFSLFADARKRHESYPERHDQQYESLRDELVVAHLNLVRFLAVKFANRGEPLDDLVQVGTVGLLKAIDRFETDRGVEFTTYATPTIVGEIKRYFRDKGWAVKVPRRLQELNLAVNRASDKLAIEMGRSPTVGELATHLNATEEEILEAQELGQAYNLLSLDSEVSGETEKKSQTLADTVGHNDAGLELLEDRANLERAFTVLTGRERVIIYLRFYESVSQTEIAKRLNVSQMHVSRLQAKALEKLRTVLAEQ; translated from the coding sequence GTGACCGAACGTGACGACTCGCGCCCGGACCGCGAACGGACGCGCGCGCTCTTTTCTCTTTTTGCCGATGCGCGTAAGCGACATGAGAGCTACCCGGAGCGCCACGACCAACAGTACGAATCGCTGCGCGATGAGCTCGTCGTCGCGCACCTGAACCTCGTGCGCTTCTTGGCGGTCAAGTTTGCCAATCGCGGCGAGCCGCTCGACGATCTCGTTCAGGTCGGCACCGTCGGATTGCTCAAGGCGATCGATCGCTTCGAAACCGATCGCGGCGTTGAGTTCACGACCTACGCTACGCCGACGATCGTCGGCGAGATCAAGCGCTACTTCCGCGATAAAGGCTGGGCGGTGAAGGTGCCGCGGCGGCTCCAGGAACTCAATCTCGCGGTCAACCGTGCCAGCGACAAACTCGCGATCGAGATGGGGCGCAGCCCGACCGTCGGCGAGCTGGCGACCCATCTCAACGCAACCGAAGAAGAAATTCTCGAAGCGCAAGAACTCGGGCAGGCGTACAACCTGCTCTCGCTCGACAGCGAAGTCTCCGGCGAGACCGAGAAAAAATCTCAGACCCTCGCCGATACCGTCGGTCACAACGACGCCGGTTTGGAGCTGCTCGAAGACCGCGCCAATCTCGAACGCGCGTTCACCGTGCTCACGGGCCGCGAGCGAGTGATCATTTACTTACGGTTTTACGAGTCGGTCTCGCAGACGGAAATCGCCAAACGGCTCAACGTCTCGCAGATGCACGTTTCGCGCTTGCAAGCCAAAGCGCTCGAAAAACTCCGCACCGTACTCGCCGAACAGTAA
- a CDS encoding diguanylate cyclase, translating into MERSFEPFLITAIENANDAVIVYDYAPGPIPFRIRYVNPMFERQTGYRVEEAIGQFPELMYGPKTDRAAVERVSQTLIAKLPVELETLRYRKDGTTFWAQINMRPLCDDDGNLLGVVAIQRDVTDRVRTNENLELLSAAMNQASDAMAVFERREGANQWVLAYVNEMFLRLVGYRREEVIGRASDFLAGPETNVETLIEWRRRLLDGEPVHGVLALYRANGTRFWAEASGRPIKQALASSVYSIVVYRDITEEYERERQLSYEASHDPLTSVHNRRSLERALEEALQETRAGGMTHGLIYFDLDGFKPINDRHGHEAGDRILVQLATAASAKLRRVDLLARIGGDEFVALLRGCPPSVAENIARDILEAIGGVTLLWNGQALRVGASIGVISVDCTVHSVAQALRRADEACYEAKRSGRNRIYVAS; encoded by the coding sequence ATGGAACGAAGCTTTGAGCCGTTCCTGATTACGGCTATTGAGAACGCCAATGACGCCGTCATCGTCTACGACTACGCGCCGGGGCCGATCCCGTTCCGGATCCGCTACGTCAACCCCATGTTCGAGCGCCAGACCGGCTACCGGGTGGAAGAGGCGATCGGGCAGTTCCCCGAGTTGATGTACGGTCCCAAGACCGATCGCGCGGCGGTCGAACGCGTCTCGCAGACCCTCATCGCCAAACTGCCCGTCGAACTCGAGACGCTGCGCTATCGCAAGGACGGGACGACGTTCTGGGCCCAGATCAACATGCGCCCGCTCTGCGACGACGACGGCAATCTTTTGGGAGTCGTCGCGATACAGCGCGACGTCACCGACCGCGTGAGAACGAACGAGAATCTCGAGCTGCTCTCGGCCGCGATGAATCAAGCCAGCGACGCGATGGCCGTCTTCGAGCGTCGCGAGGGCGCGAATCAGTGGGTACTGGCCTACGTCAACGAGATGTTTTTACGGCTCGTCGGTTACCGGCGCGAAGAGGTCATCGGCCGCGCGTCCGACTTCCTTGCCGGCCCCGAAACCAACGTCGAGACGTTGATAGAGTGGCGCCGGCGCCTCCTCGACGGCGAACCGGTGCACGGCGTATTAGCGCTGTACCGCGCGAACGGAACGCGCTTTTGGGCTGAAGCCAGCGGTCGCCCGATCAAACAAGCGCTAGCGAGCAGCGTCTATTCGATCGTCGTGTACCGCGACATCACCGAAGAGTACGAGCGCGAGCGGCAGCTCAGTTACGAGGCTTCGCACGATCCGCTTACCAGCGTACACAACCGGCGTTCGCTCGAGCGCGCGCTGGAAGAGGCTCTCCAAGAGACGCGCGCCGGCGGAATGACGCACGGCTTGATCTATTTCGATCTCGACGGATTCAAACCGATCAACGACCGGCACGGACACGAAGCCGGAGACCGCATTCTCGTGCAGCTTGCGACGGCCGCGAGCGCAAAACTGCGCCGCGTCGACTTGCTGGCGCGCATCGGCGGCGACGAGTTCGTCGCGCTGCTGCGCGGCTGTCCGCCGTCGGTTGCCGAGAACATCGCACGCGACATTCTCGAAGCGATCGGCGGCGTCACGTTGCTGTGGAACGGACAAGCGTTGCGGGTCGGCGCCAGTATCGGCGTGATCTCCGTCGATTGCACGGTTCACAGTGTCGCGCAGGCACTGCGCCGCGCCGACGAAGCGTGTTACGAGGCCAAACGCTCCGGCCGCAATCGGATCTACGTCGCGTCGTAA